In Prescottella soli, a genomic segment contains:
- a CDS encoding GuaB1 family IMP dehydrogenase-related protein, translated as MEFLEGHRPPYDLTYDDVFLVPNRTEVASRFDVNLATSDGSGTTIPIVVANMTAVAGRRMAETVARRGGLVVIPQDVPVDAVAETVAFVKSRHLVADTPITLDPEDAVSDAMTLLHKRAHRAAVVVEHGRPVGVLTEASCSDVDRFTRVGAVAVRDFATAPATATPREVFALLESRHDPLAVIVDDDGRLAGVLTRTGAIRAGIYTPAVDAHGRLRIAAAVGVSGDIAAKAKALADAGADVLVLDTAHGHQQRMIDAVRSVAALGLGVPLVAGNVVSARGTRDLVDAGANIVKVGVGPGAMCTTRMMTGVGRPQFSAVAECAAAARELGAHVWADGGVRHPRDVALALAAGASNVMVGSWFAGTYESPGELRIDQDGNRYKESFGMASKRAVAARTADDTAFDRARKALFEEGISSSRMRLDPARPGVEDLLDHICSGVRSTCTYAGARTLDELHDRAVIGVQSAAGFAEGRPLPSGW; from the coding sequence GTGGAGTTCCTCGAAGGGCACCGCCCGCCGTACGACCTCACCTACGACGACGTCTTCCTGGTCCCGAACCGGACCGAGGTGGCGTCCCGCTTCGACGTGAACCTGGCGACGTCGGACGGCTCGGGCACCACGATCCCGATCGTGGTCGCGAACATGACCGCCGTCGCCGGTCGCCGGATGGCCGAGACCGTCGCCCGCCGCGGCGGCCTGGTCGTCATCCCGCAGGACGTCCCGGTGGACGCGGTCGCGGAGACCGTCGCATTCGTCAAGAGCCGACACCTGGTCGCCGACACCCCGATCACCCTGGACCCGGAGGACGCGGTCTCCGACGCGATGACGCTGCTGCACAAGCGCGCCCACCGCGCGGCGGTCGTCGTCGAGCACGGACGCCCGGTCGGCGTGCTCACCGAGGCGTCGTGCTCGGACGTCGACCGCTTCACCCGGGTCGGCGCGGTCGCCGTGCGCGACTTCGCGACCGCACCCGCGACCGCCACGCCCCGCGAGGTGTTCGCGCTGCTCGAGTCGCGGCACGATCCGCTGGCGGTCATCGTCGACGACGACGGCCGGCTCGCCGGTGTACTCACCCGCACCGGCGCGATCCGGGCCGGCATCTACACGCCCGCGGTGGACGCACACGGCCGGCTGCGGATCGCGGCCGCGGTCGGCGTCAGCGGCGACATCGCCGCGAAGGCCAAGGCCCTCGCCGACGCCGGCGCCGACGTGCTGGTGCTCGACACCGCGCACGGCCACCAGCAGCGGATGATCGACGCGGTCCGGTCCGTTGCCGCGCTCGGCCTCGGCGTCCCGCTGGTCGCGGGCAACGTCGTGTCCGCGCGGGGCACCCGCGACCTCGTCGACGCCGGGGCCAACATCGTCAAGGTCGGGGTCGGGCCGGGCGCGATGTGCACCACCCGCATGATGACCGGCGTGGGCCGCCCCCAGTTCTCCGCCGTCGCCGAGTGCGCGGCCGCCGCGCGGGAACTCGGCGCGCACGTGTGGGCCGACGGCGGCGTCCGGCATCCGCGTGACGTCGCGCTCGCGCTCGCGGCCGGGGCGTCGAACGTGATGGTCGGGTCCTGGTTCGCGGGCACGTACGAGTCGCCCGGCGAGCTGCGGATCGATCAGGACGGCAACCGGTACAAGGAAAGCTTCGGCATGGCGTCCAAGCGCGCCGTCGCGGCCCGCACCGCCGACGACACCGCGTTCGACCGGGCCCGTAAGGCGCTGTTCGAGGAGGGAATCTCGAGTTCCCGGATGCGCCTCGACCCGGCCCGTCCCGGCGTCGAGGACCTGCTCGACCACATCTGCTCCGGTGTCCGCAGCACGTGCACTTACGCGGGCGCCCGCACGCTCGACGAGCTGCACGACCGGGCCGTCATCGGGGTGCAGTCCGCCGCGGGGTTCGCGGAGGGCCGCCCACTGCCGTCGGGCTGGTGA